One window from the genome of Bacteroidota bacterium encodes:
- a CDS encoding aminoacyl-histidine dipeptidase, with protein sequence MGDRLGTLKPQLLWDIFEEMCARPRPSKKEEAVVEYVLEFCEENSLDYVRDDAGNIIIRVPATPGFEDKKTVILQGHLDMVCEKNSDVVFDFETEGIRPFVDGDWVKAEGTTLGADNGIGAAAALAVAVDTTIEHGPLEILLTLDEETGLTGATNLGTDLLEGEILLNLDSEEIGELYIGCSGGRDTKGTIYFEQEDAPENYAFYEVLVSGLKGGHSGLDINTGRGNAIKILARILNTLQQYYLVSVAEVQGGSKRNAIPREASAVLAVDPEDETVVLEEVIEFEKTVKAELASVEPNLRVVIRKIEEKKKVLDEVSEDQLILMLYALPHGVLKMSADIPGLVETSTNLATVTMHEGKIEIGTSQRSSVESEIEDAVTMVSSVFELGGAEVETGDGYPGWKPDVNSEILQVTKNAYHSLYGKVPEVKAIHAGLECGIIKEKYPNMDMVSFGPTITGAHSPDEQVNISSVEKFWFHLVKVLETVPER encoded by the coding sequence ATGGGAGACAGATTAGGAACACTTAAGCCGCAACTGCTTTGGGACATTTTTGAAGAGATGTGTGCAAGACCCCGTCCTTCGAAAAAAGAGGAAGCTGTAGTTGAGTATGTGCTCGAATTTTGTGAAGAAAACTCTCTCGATTATGTGAGAGATGATGCCGGCAACATCATAATCAGAGTGCCAGCAACACCGGGTTTTGAAGACAAAAAGACCGTTATTTTGCAGGGTCATCTCGATATGGTCTGCGAAAAGAACAGCGATGTCGTTTTCGACTTTGAAACGGAAGGCATCAGACCATTCGTTGATGGTGACTGGGTAAAAGCTGAGGGAACCACTCTCGGTGCTGACAACGGAATTGGTGCCGCAGCAGCTTTGGCAGTTGCCGTGGATACAACAATTGAACATGGACCGCTCGAAATTTTACTTACTCTTGATGAAGAGACAGGTCTTACTGGAGCAACAAATCTCGGTACTGACCTTCTTGAAGGTGAAATACTTTTGAATCTTGATTCCGAGGAAATCGGAGAACTCTACATCGGCTGCTCCGGCGGAAGAGATACAAAAGGCACGATTTATTTTGAACAGGAAGATGCTCCTGAAAACTATGCATTTTATGAAGTGCTGGTTTCCGGGCTAAAAGGGGGTCACTCCGGTCTTGATATCAACACAGGCAGAGGCAATGCAATCAAGATACTTGCGAGAATACTGAATACACTTCAGCAATATTATCTCGTTAGTGTGGCTGAGGTTCAGGGCGGCAGCAAGAGAAATGCCATTCCAAGAGAGGCTTCGGCAGTTTTGGCAGTGGATCCTGAAGATGAAACAGTGGTTCTTGAGGAAGTTATCGAATTCGAAAAGACCGTCAAAGCTGAGCTCGCCTCCGTTGAACCAAACCTTCGCGTTGTCATCAGAAAAATTGAAGAGAAGAAAAAAGTACTCGATGAAGTAAGTGAAGATCAGTTGATACTGATGCTCTATGCACTTCCTCACGGTGTTCTCAAAATGTCTGCCGACATCCCGGGTCTCGTTGAAACTTCAACAAATCTTGCAACTGTCACAATGCATGAAGGCAAAATTGAAATCGGTACAAGCCAGAGAAGTTCTGTTGAATCAGAAATCGAGGATGCAGTTACAATGGTTTCATCAGTTTTCGAACTTGGTGGTGCCGAAGTTGAAACAGGTGACGGATATCCCGGCTGGAAGCCTGATGTGAACTCTGAAATTCTTCAGGTTACCAAAAATGCGTATCATTCATTGTATGGAAAGGTTCCTGAAGTGAAGGCGATTCATGCAGGCCTCGAATGTGGCATCATTAAGGAAAAGTATCCAAACATGGATATGGTCTCTTTTGGTCCTACAATCACCGGAGCACATTCACCGGATGAACAGGTAAATATTTCATCCGTTGAGAAATTCTGGTTTCACCTTGTTAAAGTATTAGAAACTGTTCCCGAAAGATAA
- a CDS encoding PqqD family protein: protein MKSIFKEYSDRKKLKGIDALELTPVRLQNFETGENGIITVLIPRFKWKPMHDLMVKNGRDPDFRLDLDETGSEVWKSIDGRKKVKEIGEELKQKLGEKMEPDARLVKFFSMMYYNKIITFKELEN from the coding sequence TTGAAGAGCATATTTAAGGAATATTCTGACAGGAAAAAGCTCAAGGGAATAGACGCCCTTGAGCTTACCCCTGTAAGGTTACAGAATTTTGAGACCGGGGAGAACGGTATAATTACTGTTCTTATTCCCAGATTCAAATGGAAGCCGATGCATGATCTCATGGTGAAAAACGGACGGGATCCTGACTTCAGGCTCGATCTTGATGAGACCGGGAGTGAAGTCTGGAAGTCGATTGACGGAAGGAAAAAAGTTAAAGAGATCGGCGAAGAGCTTAAACAAAAACTTGGAGAAAAAATGGAACCTGACGCAAGACTGGTGAAATTCTTCTCCATGATGTATTACAATAAAATCATTACTTTTAAAGAACTTGAAAATTGA
- a CDS encoding oligopeptide transporter, OPT family gives MAKSEQNEKTFKPYISAADFVPEFTPKAIILGAIFGIIFGAATVYLGLKVGLTVSASIPIAVLAIAVFKKIGKSTILENNIVQTIGSAGESVAAGVVFTIPALLFLDGGVEYFEYFQIFVLALAGGILGVLFMVPLRRSLIVKEHGVLPYPEGTACADVLVAGEKGGNLAQKVYYGLGISFGYKVLMSVFGLWKEAPAYTFDKKSALPNGTIMGEISPELLGVGYIIGPRIAGIMVAGGVLSWLVLIPLITLIGSGLETAFPPVKEKLIRDMSAREIWGNYIRYIGAGAVTFGGIMTLIKTLPTIVSAFKDSIGDFKAGSAGKSTLRTEKDLPLVFVLIGAVVLVAFMAIIPSIPTNFLSAVMIVIFGFFFVTVSSRIVGIIGSSSNPISGMTIATLMATSLIFVGLGWTGSAHQPIALVVGSIVCIAAANAGATSQDLKTGYIVGATPIKQQYGLIIGVVASSVVIGATMLILNNAIGIGADSKVSSNPLPAPQATLMATVIKGLLSQDLPWGLVVTGMGISAVLELAGVRSLPFAVGAYLPLSTTAPIFLGGLVKWFVEKKNGANADDGEIGPGALFSSGLIAGGSLTGILLAILIATEVEAGKNVIDVLHVGLVEGLGGAGDLISLGVFVLLGFGLYKVATSKQK, from the coding sequence ATGGCTAAAAGCGAACAAAATGAGAAAACATTTAAGCCGTATATCTCTGCGGCTGATTTTGTGCCCGAATTTACACCAAAGGCGATAATACTTGGTGCTATCTTCGGAATTATTTTTGGTGCTGCTACTGTATATCTTGGACTGAAAGTCGGATTAACGGTCAGTGCATCAATACCGATCGCAGTATTGGCAATAGCAGTATTCAAAAAGATTGGTAAATCAACCATCCTCGAGAACAATATAGTACAGACCATTGGCTCGGCAGGCGAGTCGGTTGCAGCGGGCGTTGTGTTTACAATTCCTGCACTTCTGTTCCTTGATGGAGGAGTAGAATACTTCGAATATTTCCAGATATTTGTACTTGCGCTTGCAGGCGGTATTCTGGGAGTGTTGTTCATGGTACCTCTTCGCCGGTCTTTGATTGTGAAGGAGCATGGAGTTCTTCCTTACCCTGAAGGTACAGCCTGTGCGGATGTGCTTGTTGCGGGTGAAAAAGGGGGAAACCTTGCACAAAAAGTTTATTATGGCTTGGGAATTTCATTTGGTTATAAAGTGCTGATGTCAGTTTTTGGTCTCTGGAAAGAGGCACCTGCATATACCTTTGACAAGAAATCAGCCCTTCCGAACGGAACAATAATGGGGGAAATATCTCCCGAATTGCTCGGTGTCGGGTATATCATAGGGCCAAGGATTGCCGGTATAATGGTTGCGGGTGGTGTACTTTCGTGGCTCGTTCTTATTCCGTTGATTACACTAATCGGAAGCGGACTTGAGACAGCTTTCCCTCCCGTAAAGGAAAAATTGATAAGAGACATGAGTGCCCGTGAAATCTGGGGTAACTACATCAGGTATATTGGTGCCGGAGCTGTTACTTTTGGCGGTATCATGACACTGATAAAAACACTTCCAACGATAGTCAGTGCCTTCAAAGATTCCATTGGTGATTTTAAAGCCGGTTCTGCCGGAAAGAGCACCTTGAGGACCGAAAAAGACCTTCCGCTCGTATTCGTTCTTATCGGTGCGGTTGTTTTGGTTGCTTTCATGGCGATCATCCCTTCAATTCCAACCAACTTCCTTTCTGCTGTAATGATTGTGATTTTTGGTTTCTTTTTTGTTACCGTATCCTCCCGAATAGTGGGAATCATCGGCTCATCATCGAATCCGATTTCAGGTATGACGATTGCAACTCTGATGGCTACAAGTCTTATTTTTGTCGGACTTGGCTGGACGGGGAGTGCACATCAGCCGATAGCACTTGTTGTCGGATCGATTGTGTGTATAGCCGCTGCGAATGCGGGTGCCACTTCACAGGATTTGAAAACGGGTTATATTGTCGGTGCAACACCAATTAAACAGCAGTACGGACTTATCATAGGCGTCGTGGCTTCATCGGTTGTTATCGGTGCAACAATGTTGATCCTCAATAATGCAATAGGAATTGGTGCCGATTCAAAAGTTTCATCGAATCCGCTTCCTGCCCCGCAGGCAACACTTATGGCGACAGTAATTAAAGGACTTCTCTCACAGGATCTTCCATGGGGTCTCGTTGTGACCGGTATGGGAATTTCAGCAGTTCTTGAGCTTGCAGGTGTGAGGTCACTTCCTTTTGCCGTAGGTGCCTATCTTCCACTCTCCACAACAGCCCCGATATTTCTTGGCGGTCTGGTTAAGTGGTTTGTCGAGAAAAAGAATGGTGCAAATGCTGATGATGGCGAGATTGGACCGGGAGCACTTTTCAGTTCAGGACTTATCGCGGGTGGTTCACTCACAGGTATTTTACTTGCAATTTTGATTGCTACCGAAGTTGAAGCCGGCAAAAATGTGATAGATGTTTTACATGTCGGTCTCGTGGAAGGACTTGGTGGTGCCGGAGATTTAATTTCTCTTGGTGTATTCGTCCTCCTCGGATTCGGATTGTATAAAGTAGCAACTTCAAAGCAGAAATAA
- a CDS encoding nucleotidyltransferase domain-containing protein produces the protein MFHNIEYDQNELDLLCQKWKVKQLSFFGSVIRNDFNSSSDIDILIEFQPEAIVTLSKFERIRLDFERFFNRKVDLVSKRAVINSRNAVRRNSVLSNFRVVYGA, from the coding sequence ATGTTTCACAATATTGAATATGATCAGAATGAACTCGATTTGCTGTGTCAGAAATGGAAAGTCAAACAGCTTTCTTTTTTTGGTTCCGTGATCAGAAACGATTTCAATTCCAGCAGTGACATCGATATTTTGATTGAATTTCAACCTGAAGCAATAGTTACTCTTTCAAAATTTGAAAGAATAAGACTGGATTTTGAGCGTTTTTTCAACAGAAAAGTGGATCTTGTTTCCAAGCGCGCTGTAATCAACAGCAGAAATGCTGTAAGAAGAAACTCAGTTCTATCAAATTTCAGAGTTGTTTATGGAGCGTGA
- a CDS encoding TetR/AcrR family transcriptional regulator, translating into MISVKKPAAPQEPTRDRILATASAQILQKGIQNTSLAEVAKSIKISKGTLYYHFRSKDSLIEEIARKNFEETAFRIKEDLEKIAPKKGKDILSIAINALTVERKNAKILHFIYLEILQGNKKLGFKILKIYQQMKQTITEAILPFCKTREEAEKITATVLAISDGANLGNMLGMNELDPVEAVKYLKV; encoded by the coding sequence TTGATTTCAGTAAAGAAACCCGCTGCACCACAGGAACCGACAAGGGACAGGATTCTGGCGACTGCTTCGGCACAAATTCTCCAAAAGGGGATACAGAATACCAGTCTGGCAGAGGTGGCGAAGAGCATAAAGATCAGCAAGGGGACACTCTACTACCACTTCAGGTCGAAAGACAGTCTGATCGAGGAGATTGCCCGCAAAAACTTCGAGGAAACTGCCTTCAGAATAAAAGAAGACCTCGAGAAAATTGCACCCAAAAAAGGAAAAGATATCCTCTCCATCGCTATAAATGCCCTTACGGTGGAGAGGAAAAATGCCAAGATTCTCCACTTCATCTATCTGGAAATTCTTCAAGGCAACAAAAAGCTCGGGTTTAAAATTCTCAAAATTTATCAGCAGATGAAGCAAACTATCACCGAAGCAATTCTCCCGTTCTGCAAAACCAGAGAGGAAGCGGAAAAGATTACCGCAACCGTCCTCGCCATCTCCGATGGTGCAAATCTCGGTAACATGCTCGGTATGAACGAACTCGACCCCGTCGAGGCTGTGAAATATCTCAAAGTATAA
- a CDS encoding S46 family peptidase: MHTFLKKYRLKITLVALLFIFAGSRIPDEGMFPLSEIPGLNLKDAGLKIGIEEIYNPNGVSLIDALVKVGGCTGSFVSDDGLILTNHHCSFDYVAEASTVENNYLENGFIAGKKELEIPAKGLTCQITVGYKDVSEFILQAAEGKESAERVDAINKARRKLVEEAQKEPGIKAEVSEMFIGKTYILFLYKELKDVRLVYVPARAIGEFGGETDNWVWPRHTGDFSFLRAYVAPDGSAKPYSKENIPYKPKKFIKVNPDGVKENDFVFVLGYPGITYRNRPSEFLKLHRDVRLPYMQQVFASVIAKFEELSAQNPDWKLKLDPQIKTMANTEKNFRGKLIGFNKVDIIGQKEREEVELEKFIASDPQLKAKYSGLMAKIKKEYEPLFKVTSLNLFGTVLSRFSTAYQLGELMAEYMSAKLLPDEKRPNIFKAKNKAQLDATINELFTNYIPEADLNHFKIVIADAAKRGELKDNPVLARFITNRPAATEAEEYYRAVTSKTRLLDKENFTKMLEMTPAEFAELKDPLVDMYAEFDAEFTRSGEIAKNADGNLNSLLADYIEVKKLYMNRSFIPDANSTLRLTYGYIKGYTPADATYYKPFTTLGGVIEKGLSGNPDYKLLPKLKDLWQKRDYGRFKDVDLDDLPVAMLYNLDTTGGNSGSPVLDAWGRLIGLNFDRAFGATINDYAWNQDYSRSIGVDIRYVLWNVQKVGGAPWLLDELGVKY, encoded by the coding sequence ATGCACACATTCTTAAAAAAATACAGACTTAAAATCACTCTTGTCGCACTTCTTTTCATTTTTGCAGGATCGAGAATTCCTGATGAAGGGATGTTTCCTCTGAGCGAGATACCCGGTCTTAATCTAAAAGACGCAGGACTTAAGATTGGAATTGAGGAAATTTACAACCCGAACGGTGTGAGTCTGATTGATGCATTGGTGAAGGTAGGGGGATGTACAGGATCATTTGTGTCGGACGACGGATTGATTCTTACAAACCATCACTGCTCCTTCGATTATGTTGCAGAAGCCAGCACAGTCGAGAACAATTACCTTGAGAACGGATTTATTGCGGGGAAAAAAGAGCTTGAGATACCCGCAAAGGGTTTGACATGCCAGATCACAGTAGGGTACAAGGATGTGTCGGAGTTTATTTTGCAGGCTGCAGAGGGAAAAGAGTCTGCCGAGAGAGTTGATGCAATAAATAAAGCCCGCCGCAAACTGGTTGAAGAGGCTCAAAAAGAACCCGGAATAAAGGCTGAAGTTTCCGAAATGTTCATAGGTAAAACCTATATCCTGTTTCTCTACAAAGAGTTAAAGGATGTGCGGCTTGTTTATGTTCCTGCCCGTGCAATCGGTGAGTTTGGAGGTGAAACTGATAACTGGGTATGGCCCCGTCACACAGGAGACTTTTCATTCCTTAGAGCTTATGTGGCTCCTGATGGTTCCGCAAAGCCTTACTCGAAGGAAAATATCCCTTACAAACCAAAGAAATTCATCAAAGTAAATCCTGACGGTGTGAAGGAAAACGACTTCGTTTTTGTACTCGGCTATCCCGGCATTACTTACAGAAACAGGCCATCGGAATTCCTGAAGCTTCACAGGGATGTGCGGCTTCCTTACATGCAGCAGGTTTTCGCATCTGTAATTGCCAAATTTGAAGAATTGAGTGCACAGAATCCCGACTGGAAACTCAAGCTCGATCCCCAGATTAAAACAATGGCAAACACCGAGAAAAATTTCAGAGGCAAGCTGATCGGATTCAACAAGGTTGATATCATCGGTCAGAAGGAACGGGAGGAAGTGGAACTCGAGAAATTTATAGCTTCCGATCCTCAGCTCAAAGCAAAATACAGCGGTCTGATGGCAAAAATAAAAAAGGAGTATGAACCGTTATTCAAAGTGACTTCACTCAATCTTTTTGGAACAGTTCTTTCGAGATTCTCGACTGCATACCAGCTTGGTGAATTGATGGCTGAGTACATGTCCGCAAAATTGCTCCCTGATGAGAAAAGACCAAACATTTTCAAAGCCAAAAACAAAGCTCAACTGGATGCTACAATCAATGAGCTTTTTACGAATTACATCCCCGAAGCTGATCTGAACCACTTCAAAATTGTCATCGCCGATGCTGCCAAGAGAGGTGAGTTGAAAGACAATCCCGTACTCGCAAGATTCATTACAAACAGACCCGCAGCAACGGAGGCAGAGGAATATTACAGGGCTGTAACCTCGAAAACACGCCTTTTGGATAAAGAGAATTTTACCAAAATGCTGGAGATGACGCCGGCGGAATTCGCTGAACTTAAAGACCCGCTCGTGGATATGTACGCAGAGTTCGACGCTGAGTTTACAAGATCCGGTGAAATTGCTAAAAATGCGGATGGAAATCTGAACTCTCTTCTTGCGGATTACATTGAAGTAAAAAAACTTTACATGAACAGATCTTTCATTCCAGATGCCAACTCAACACTCCGTCTGACCTATGGATACATCAAAGGTTACACACCGGCAGATGCTACATATTACAAACCTTTCACCACTTTGGGTGGAGTAATCGAAAAAGGTCTTTCGGGAAATCCTGATTATAAACTCCTTCCAAAACTCAAAGATTTGTGGCAGAAAAGAGATTACGGCAGATTCAAGGATGTCGACCTTGATGATCTTCCGGTTGCAATGCTCTATAATCTGGATACGACAGGCGGCAATTCCGGAAGCCCCGTACTTGATGCATGGGGAAGACTGATCGGACTTAATTTCGACAGAGCGTTTGGTGCCACCATAAATGATTATGCCTGGAATCAGGACTACAGCCGTTCGATTGGTGTCGATATCCGGTATGTCCTTTGGAATGTTCAAAAAGTGGGTGGAGCTCCCTGGTTGTTGGATGAACTCGGGGTAAAATATTGA
- a CDS encoding branched-chain amino acid aminotransferase, whose product MENIKYNLFERTEPVVLPEQLGFGKYFTDNVFVMDYTPAKGWHNPQITSLASLQMHPATSVLHYGQTIFEGLKAYYTPDGEYQLFRPEENFMRMNNSARRLCMPEVDVDYCVDALKELVWIERNWVPRGESDSLYVRPFMYGDDPVLGVKPSDTYKFILLLSPVGAYYPEGFKPVKILIQDEYVRTVRKGLGECKTAGNYAASLIGQEIAKKEGCTQTLWLDAVELKYIEEVGTMNIFVQFKDEVATPQLTGGILPGITRKSAIQILRDWGYKVSERQVSLDELLTRYEKGEVLEVFGTGTAAIISSVCELKYKDKSLVFCDRQVGKLAERLFKELTGIQKGILPDRFGWTTKVEPVSVTA is encoded by the coding sequence TTGGAAAATATCAAGTATAACCTGTTCGAAAGAACAGAGCCGGTAGTTCTGCCGGAACAGCTTGGATTTGGAAAGTACTTTACTGACAATGTATTCGTCATGGATTACACACCTGCAAAAGGGTGGCATAATCCACAAATAACATCACTTGCTTCGCTTCAGATGCATCCTGCAACTTCTGTGTTGCACTATGGACAGACGATATTCGAAGGCTTAAAAGCTTATTACACTCCAGATGGTGAGTACCAGTTATTCAGACCGGAGGAGAACTTCATGAGAATGAACAATTCTGCAAGAAGGCTTTGCATGCCCGAAGTGGATGTCGACTATTGTGTGGATGCGCTTAAGGAGCTCGTATGGATTGAACGGAATTGGGTTCCCCGCGGGGAGAGCGATTCCTTGTATGTCAGACCATTCATGTATGGTGACGATCCTGTTCTAGGGGTCAAACCATCAGATACATATAAATTTATTCTGTTGCTTTCACCTGTCGGAGCGTATTACCCCGAAGGTTTTAAACCGGTCAAGATCCTCATTCAGGACGAATATGTTCGTACCGTGAGAAAAGGTCTTGGCGAGTGCAAGACTGCCGGCAATTATGCCGCAAGCCTCATTGGCCAGGAAATCGCCAAAAAAGAGGGTTGCACCCAGACTCTTTGGCTTGATGCTGTGGAATTGAAGTATATTGAAGAAGTCGGTACAATGAACATATTTGTGCAGTTCAAAGATGAAGTGGCTACACCTCAGCTTACCGGTGGAATACTCCCCGGCATCACCAGAAAATCAGCAATTCAAATTCTGAGAGACTGGGGATACAAGGTAAGTGAGAGACAGGTTTCTTTGGATGAACTGCTGACAAGATATGAAAAAGGTGAAGTACTCGAAGTATTTGGAACCGGTACTGCGGCCATTATATCATCGGTTTGTGAATTGAAGTATAAGGATAAAAGTCTCGTTTTCTGCGATCGTCAGGTCGGAAAACTTGCCGAACGCCTTTTCAAAGAACTGACCGGTATCCAGAAAGGCATATTGCCCGACCGTTTCGGCTGGACAACAAAAGTGGAACCCGTTTCGGTTACTGCATAA
- a CDS encoding TM2 domain-containing protein — translation MARVQDFLPQASFEEMSFLESYFSKMSDDQAKEFAMVYSQKRKDAQTVMILTVLGFFVAGGIQRFYLGQIGMGILYLFTGGLCLIGTIMDLVNNKTLTNDFNMKAAQEVAMMMRL, via the coding sequence ATGGCAAGAGTTCAAGACTTTTTACCACAAGCATCATTCGAAGAAATGAGCTTTCTCGAGTCGTATTTTTCAAAAATGTCAGACGATCAGGCTAAAGAATTTGCGATGGTCTATTCGCAGAAAAGAAAAGATGCCCAGACAGTTATGATCTTAACAGTTCTCGGTTTTTTTGTAGCGGGCGGTATTCAGAGATTTTACCTCGGTCAGATAGGTATGGGTATTCTCTATCTTTTCACCGGTGGTCTTTGTCTTATCGGTACTATTATGGATCTCGTGAACAACAAGACCCTTACCAATGATTTCAACATGAAGGCAGCTCAGGAAGTTGCTATGATGATGAGATTGTAG
- a CDS encoding DUF2752 domain-containing protein, with the protein MAAIFYLFFYDPFKESDFTFCIYSNLGFEYCPGCGLGRSVSYLLHGEPGLSWETHKLGLLALPMLLYRIVQISYTQYNFKKDRKTLWQKQ; encoded by the coding sequence GTGGCAGCCATTTTTTACCTCTTTTTTTATGACCCGTTCAAAGAGAGTGATTTTACATTTTGCATATATAGCAATCTTGGATTCGAATATTGCCCCGGATGCGGATTGGGCAGGTCGGTTTCTTATCTTTTGCACGGAGAGCCCGGACTGAGTTGGGAAACTCACAAACTCGGGTTGCTCGCACTTCCCATGCTTCTTTACAGGATTGTGCAAATATCATACACTCAATATAATTTCAAAAAAGACCGGAAAACACTATGGCAAAAGCAATAG
- a CDS encoding SPOR domain-containing protein, translating to MKKTALIILVLISLTIDAFPSDPSNPVLLYSGHKVSPLEKGFGVVLLSGPNLEDAKAQAKKFADMGMTVRVVKNEAAKKNRYRVVAGLFSKRTDAEFYKKELQAELKIKKLWVLEFTPENKVVLTLKGQNTPKNNDKKEPQKEKDKPADKNPLPKKDGETTDKMTDKEKKNEQKVSEEISSLLNTYNTVLIIYNIGELKTLNDFIHPTVGFTVLQNSGAYIKLEWFNKIDSILDHPLMKVVPKSCQPKFEEIPQYRCELESWSKTGCFMGKIDPAAKEFLRFEKKSENQELPSATLDKIKNSEKYTLWTLIQTDNAPYYHKFRLYFGFIDGRWYITGIDLTIPCSL from the coding sequence ATGAAAAAAACAGCTTTGATAATCCTTGTATTGATCTCACTGACAATCGATGCATTTCCGTCTGATCCGTCAAACCCGGTTTTATTATATTCCGGGCATAAAGTCTCTCCACTCGAGAAGGGTTTTGGAGTTGTACTTTTATCAGGTCCCAATCTGGAAGATGCAAAAGCACAGGCGAAGAAATTTGCCGACATGGGTATGACCGTCCGGGTTGTCAAAAATGAAGCTGCTAAAAAGAACCGTTACAGGGTTGTTGCAGGACTCTTTTCCAAAAGAACTGACGCCGAATTCTATAAAAAAGAATTACAGGCTGAACTCAAAATAAAAAAACTCTGGGTTCTGGAGTTTACACCTGAAAACAAAGTGGTTCTCACCCTCAAAGGACAAAATACTCCAAAGAACAACGATAAGAAGGAACCCCAAAAAGAGAAAGACAAACCCGCCGATAAAAATCCGTTACCAAAAAAGGATGGAGAAACCACCGACAAAATGACTGATAAGGAGAAAAAAAATGAACAAAAGGTAAGTGAAGAGATATCCTCTCTCTTGAATACTTACAACACTGTCCTTATTATTTATAATATTGGTGAACTGAAAACATTAAACGACTTTATCCATCCGACTGTCGGATTTACTGTGTTGCAGAATTCAGGGGCTTATATAAAACTCGAATGGTTCAATAAAATCGATTCAATTCTCGACCACCCTTTGATGAAGGTAGTACCAAAATCGTGTCAGCCAAAATTCGAAGAGATTCCTCAATACAGATGTGAATTGGAGAGCTGGTCGAAAACAGGATGTTTTATGGGTAAAATCGATCCTGCAGCAAAAGAGTTTTTGCGTTTCGAGAAAAAATCGGAGAACCAGGAACTGCCTTCTGCAACTCTTGATAAAATCAAAAACAGTGAAAAATACACCCTTTGGACTTTAATTCAGACCGACAATGCCCCCTACTACCATAAATTCCGTCTCTATTTCGGCTTCATCGACGGCAGATGGTATATCACCGGCATTGACCTGACGATACCATGCTCGCTTTAG